Proteins co-encoded in one Opitutus terrae PB90-1 genomic window:
- a CDS encoding DUF1329 domain-containing protein, giving the protein MKNSVLFSAWLLGTAALASAAITSEQAARLGQDLTPVGAERAGNAAGTIPEWTGGITTPPAGYTVGMHHPDPFAQDQPLFTVTAANIAEHEGQLAAGHIALMRAYPTYKMVVYPSHRSFSNPQSVYDATKEFATTAKLNADGNAFSGALRGVPFPIPADAREVIWNHLTHYRGLAAMRPIAQAAPLPNGSYTLVQFEDEFLFNYNRPDLTLKELEESNTLFYFKQTVLAPPRLAGTILLVHETLDQVKEKRRAWVYNAGRRRVTRAPDVAYDNPGTAADGQRTSDQLDMYNGAMDRYDWKLVGKKEMLMPYNSYKLHSDQVKYKDILTPKHINQDLARYELHRVWVVDATLKPGTNHLYARRTFYVDEDSWQILAVDQYDSRGQMWRVSEAHCINYYDVPCFWSTLEVHTDLQSGRYLALGLDNEGRMYDYSLKRTPADYTPDSLRREGIR; this is encoded by the coding sequence ATGAAAAACTCTGTTCTCTTTTCTGCCTGGCTGCTTGGAACCGCCGCGCTGGCGTCCGCCGCCATCACCTCGGAGCAGGCTGCCCGACTCGGCCAGGATCTCACGCCGGTCGGCGCCGAGCGCGCCGGCAACGCCGCGGGGACCATCCCTGAGTGGACCGGCGGCATTACCACGCCGCCCGCCGGCTATACGGTCGGCATGCATCACCCGGATCCGTTCGCGCAGGATCAGCCGTTGTTCACCGTCACCGCGGCCAACATCGCGGAGCACGAGGGCCAGCTCGCTGCCGGGCACATCGCGCTGATGCGGGCCTATCCCACCTACAAGATGGTGGTCTATCCGTCGCACCGCAGCTTTTCGAATCCGCAGTCCGTCTACGACGCCACGAAGGAGTTCGCCACGACCGCCAAGCTGAACGCCGACGGCAACGCCTTCTCCGGCGCGCTCCGCGGCGTGCCGTTCCCGATCCCGGCCGACGCTCGCGAGGTGATCTGGAACCATCTGACGCATTATCGCGGGCTGGCCGCGATGCGGCCGATCGCACAGGCGGCGCCGCTGCCGAACGGCAGCTACACCCTCGTGCAGTTCGAGGACGAGTTCCTGTTCAACTACAACCGGCCCGACCTCACCCTGAAGGAACTCGAGGAGAGCAACACGCTGTTCTACTTCAAGCAGACCGTGCTCGCGCCGCCGCGGCTCGCCGGCACGATCCTGCTGGTGCACGAGACCCTCGACCAGGTGAAGGAGAAGCGCCGCGCCTGGGTCTACAACGCCGGCCGCCGTCGCGTCACGCGCGCGCCGGACGTCGCCTACGACAACCCCGGCACCGCCGCCGACGGCCAGCGCACGAGCGATCAGCTCGACATGTATAACGGCGCGATGGATCGCTACGACTGGAAGCTCGTCGGGAAAAAGGAGATGTTGATGCCCTACAACTCCTACAAGCTGCACAGCGACCAGGTAAAGTATAAGGACATTCTCACCCCGAAGCACATCAACCAGGACCTCGCCCGCTACGAGCTGCATCGCGTCTGGGTCGTCGACGCCACGTTGAAACCCGGCACGAATCACCTCTACGCCCGCCGCACGTTCTACGTCGATGAGGACAGCTGGCAGATTCTCGCCGTCGACCAATACGACTCGCGCGGCCAGATGTGGCGCGTATCCGAGGCTCACTGCATCAACTATTACGACGTACCCTGCTTCTGGAGCACGTTGGAGGTGCACACCGACCTGCAGTCCGGCCGCTATCTCGCGCTCGGCTTGGACAACGAAGGCCGGATGTATGACTACAGTTTGAAACGGACACCTGCGGACTACACCCCGGATTCGCTTCGTCGCGAAGGAATCCGGTAA
- a CDS encoding DUF1302 domain-containing protein, producing the protein MNDRPDRVVPRLAHLIALAIAAATLLSPSVSALQFTSGKLTGSFDSTFSVGGLYRLNDPDPMFYGITNSFNGVRGQQNSVNADDGNLNYGQGWASFLAKGSHDLELRYENFGAFIRGYYFTDGKTDKTLRTPLSGDARERVEQGAELLDAYVVAKFTLFTDTPVDVRLGRQVLSLGESTFIPNGINVVNPVDLSKLRAPGSELKEAFLPVNMLKASIGVTENLTIEPFWLLEFRRNELEPAGTLFSTNDIAGRGGNKVLLGFGGLPDSGTTGAIPRTDDRRPQDIHQYGVAVRTMVPALNDTEFGFYFANYRSRSPVISARTPTRGISSAFVVSTASGLAQQQLAPAMVAAGYPAAGVPSALTTLIGAALTNVPGAALPATLRPFYPAAQTIAAGAGKLGLLDAAATARYFIEYPDEISMLGASFNTSVGNTGISWQGEVSFKNDVPLQVDDVELLFAALSVLNPLFAPPNNQMGNFLGQYNREIPGYRRHKVWTAQTTVTKVFGPMLGAQQLSLVAEVGGVQVNLPSKTTLRYDGPGTFTSGDWLAMARTGNTQYGYTPGKAFADKFSWGYQVFARLDYTNLFAGVNMSPAIGFTHDVRGNTPLPLGNFIEDRKSVNLSAEFTYQNRWAFELRYVNYFDGGRYNLLQDRDFVATTLKYSF; encoded by the coding sequence ATGAACGACCGACCAGACCGTGTAGTTCCTCGTTTGGCGCATCTGATTGCGCTGGCGATCGCCGCCGCGACACTTCTCTCGCCGAGCGTGTCCGCGCTCCAGTTCACCTCCGGCAAACTGACCGGTAGCTTCGATTCCACCTTCTCGGTGGGCGGACTCTATCGGTTGAACGACCCTGATCCCATGTTCTACGGGATCACCAACAGCTTCAATGGCGTCCGCGGCCAGCAGAACTCGGTCAACGCCGACGACGGCAATTTGAATTACGGCCAAGGCTGGGCCTCGTTCCTCGCCAAAGGCTCGCATGATCTCGAACTGCGCTACGAAAACTTCGGCGCGTTCATCCGCGGTTACTATTTCACCGACGGCAAGACCGACAAGACGCTGCGCACGCCGTTGTCCGGGGACGCGCGTGAACGCGTCGAACAGGGCGCCGAGCTGCTCGACGCCTACGTCGTGGCGAAGTTCACCTTGTTCACCGACACGCCGGTGGACGTGCGTCTGGGCCGCCAGGTGCTGAGCCTCGGTGAGAGCACGTTCATTCCGAACGGCATCAACGTCGTAAATCCGGTCGACCTCTCGAAGCTGCGCGCGCCGGGCTCGGAGCTGAAGGAAGCCTTCCTGCCGGTGAACATGCTCAAGGCCTCGATCGGCGTCACCGAAAACCTCACGATCGAGCCGTTCTGGCTGCTGGAGTTCCGGCGCAATGAGCTCGAGCCGGCGGGCACGCTTTTTTCCACGAACGACATCGCCGGCCGCGGCGGCAACAAGGTGCTGCTCGGCTTCGGCGGATTGCCGGACTCCGGCACGACGGGCGCGATTCCCCGTACGGATGACCGCCGCCCGCAGGACATTCACCAGTACGGCGTCGCGGTGCGCACCATGGTGCCGGCGCTCAACGACACCGAGTTCGGCTTCTACTTCGCCAATTACCGCAGCCGTTCGCCGGTGATCAGCGCGCGCACGCCGACGCGGGGCATCAGCTCGGCCTTTGTGGTGTCGACGGCCAGCGGCCTCGCGCAGCAGCAGCTCGCGCCCGCGATGGTGGCGGCCGGTTACCCGGCGGCCGGTGTGCCGTCCGCGCTCACCACGCTGATCGGCGCCGCGCTGACCAACGTGCCCGGGGCCGCGCTCCCCGCGACCCTGCGGCCCTTCTACCCCGCCGCCCAGACGATCGCCGCCGGCGCCGGCAAGCTCGGGCTGCTCGATGCCGCCGCCACCGCGCGCTACTTCATCGAATATCCCGACGAGATCTCGATGCTCGGCGCGAGCTTCAACACCAGCGTCGGCAACACCGGCATCTCGTGGCAGGGCGAGGTCTCGTTCAAGAACGACGTGCCGCTGCAGGTCGACGACGTCGAACTGCTCTTCGCCGCGTTGTCCGTGCTGAATCCGTTGTTCGCTCCGCCGAACAACCAGATGGGTAACTTCCTCGGCCAATACAACCGCGAGATCCCCGGCTATCGCCGGCACAAGGTCTGGACCGCGCAAACGACCGTCACGAAGGTCTTCGGCCCCATGCTCGGCGCGCAACAGCTCAGCCTCGTCGCCGAGGTCGGCGGCGTGCAGGTCAATCTGCCCAGCAAGACGACGCTGCGCTACGACGGCCCGGGCACGTTCACCTCGGGCGACTGGCTCGCGATGGCCCGCACCGGCAACACGCAATACGGCTATACGCCGGGCAAGGCCTTCGCGGATAAATTCTCGTGGGGTTACCAGGTGTTCGCGCGGCTCGACTACACGAACCTGTTCGCCGGCGTGAACATGTCGCCCGCGATCGGCTTCACGCACGACGTCCGCGGCAACACGCCCCTGCCGCTCGGCAACTTCATCGAGGACCGCAAGAGCGTGAACCTCTCCGCGGAGTTCACCTACCAGAACCGCTGGGCCTTTGAGCTGCGCTACGTGAATTACTTCGACGGCGGCCGCTATAATCTCCTGCAGGACCGCGATTTTGTCGCGACCACGCTGAAATACTCCTTCTGA
- the uvrA gene encoding excinuclease ABC subunit UvrA has protein sequence MRIPRGKLVVITGPSGSGKSSLAFDTLYAEGYRKYMESLSTQARQVLEQLRRPDVDFIHGLSPVLAIEQRTGSGGPRSTIATATELADYAQLLWALCGEQRCPKDGGRVVQRSLDGNVQRVLTECAGERIMLLAPAMQAKASVLREELPRLRQRGFQRVRLDGEVRNLDEPKLIPANAGAKLITVDLVIDRLVANADQRSRLADSLELAFREGKDRAIVLAQKQAAGRVASVAGVVDPGPGSASPATTSASAPAEWREIPLSQSLACEVCGDVFERLTPKHFSFNHSEGACPTCGGLGRKMRFVPELIVPDPEKSVREGAIKPWRIGGKNLIIKHNALLKQLAEQLPFDPDVPWRSLSEETRRAVLHGAGERQFAFKLRRMREPKTMPFAGVIADLEESWRHTDSEGFRARLTTFMVAGECPECHGTRLNARSGAVRLNLGSEPAPSGTGVPPVDSGSASDDHGRDARATTSPLSFPEFNALDIEAAHEFARRLDIEAAHEFARRAVATYGDNDAVREVVTGIEQRLHFLAETGLGYLTLDRDYATLSGGEAQRVRLATQLGMGLMGVIYVLDEPSIGLHPHDNQKLLDTLVALRDRGNTVIVVEHDEETMRLADELIELGPEAGVEGGRVLFQGSPADCMKLSAKVSRTGPYLARTMGVTKDAATKQPDGAWLTVREARENNLRGIDARFPVGLLTCVTGVSGSGKSTLVNDILAAAAARKLNGAKTLPGKHRAIENLDFFEKLVRVDQEPIGRSPRSNPATYVDLLGLLRDLFAQMPLAKIRGYKASRFSFNVRGGRCERCQGDGVIKLDMQFLADAYAPCPSCGGRRFNRETLEVLFHGKSIADVLDLTVREAMSLFRNIPRVMDKLTTLDAVGLGYLTLGQSATTLSGGEAQRIKLSLELSKRQQGHTLYILDEPTTGLHWVDIQKLMDLLFKLRDAGNTVIVIEHNLDVINLADWIIDLGPGGGRAGGDVVFAGPRTEIELKAPSLTGAALRRWRAAGKTGG, from the coding sequence TTGCGGATCCCGCGCGGTAAACTCGTGGTGATCACCGGTCCCAGCGGCTCGGGCAAGTCGTCGCTGGCCTTCGACACGCTCTACGCGGAGGGCTACCGGAAGTACATGGAGAGCCTGTCGACGCAGGCGCGACAGGTGCTGGAGCAGCTGCGCCGGCCGGACGTGGACTTCATCCACGGGCTTTCGCCGGTGCTGGCCATTGAGCAGCGGACCGGATCGGGCGGGCCGCGCAGCACCATCGCCACGGCGACCGAGCTGGCGGATTATGCCCAACTGCTGTGGGCGCTGTGCGGCGAACAGCGGTGCCCGAAAGACGGTGGCCGCGTCGTGCAGCGCTCGCTCGACGGCAATGTGCAGCGCGTGTTGACGGAATGCGCCGGCGAGCGGATCATGCTGCTCGCGCCCGCGATGCAGGCGAAGGCCAGCGTGTTGCGCGAGGAATTGCCGCGGCTGCGGCAGCGGGGGTTTCAGCGCGTGCGACTCGACGGCGAGGTGCGCAATCTGGATGAACCGAAGCTGATTCCCGCGAACGCCGGCGCGAAGTTGATCACGGTCGACCTCGTGATCGACCGGCTGGTCGCGAATGCCGACCAGCGGAGCCGGCTGGCGGATTCGCTCGAGCTGGCGTTTCGCGAGGGCAAGGACCGTGCGATCGTGCTCGCCCAGAAACAAGCGGCCGGCCGCGTGGCCAGTGTAGCCGGGGTCGTTGACCCCGGCCCGGGCTCGGCGAGCCCGGCTACAACATCGGCGTCGGCGCCGGCGGAGTGGCGGGAGATTCCCCTCAGCCAGTCGCTCGCCTGCGAGGTCTGTGGCGACGTGTTCGAGCGGCTGACGCCGAAGCACTTTTCGTTCAACCACAGCGAAGGCGCCTGCCCGACGTGCGGCGGCCTCGGCCGAAAGATGCGTTTCGTCCCCGAACTGATCGTGCCCGATCCGGAGAAGAGCGTCCGCGAAGGTGCGATCAAACCGTGGCGGATCGGGGGAAAAAATCTCATCATCAAACACAACGCGTTGCTGAAGCAGCTCGCCGAGCAACTGCCGTTCGACCCGGACGTGCCGTGGCGCTCACTGTCGGAAGAGACGCGGCGCGCAGTCCTGCACGGGGCGGGCGAGCGGCAGTTCGCCTTCAAGCTGCGCCGGATGCGGGAACCGAAGACCATGCCGTTCGCCGGCGTGATCGCGGACCTGGAGGAAAGCTGGCGGCACACCGACAGCGAAGGGTTCCGGGCACGGCTGACGACGTTTATGGTGGCGGGTGAGTGTCCCGAATGCCACGGCACGCGGCTGAACGCGCGCAGCGGAGCCGTGCGGCTGAACCTCGGGAGTGAACCTGCTCCGAGTGGCACGGGCGTCCCGCCCGTGGACTCTGGATCTGCATCTGACGATCACGGACGAGACGCCCGTGCCACGACCTCCCCACTCTCGTTTCCCGAATTCAACGCGCTCGATATCGAGGCGGCGCACGAGTTCGCGCGCCGCCTCGATATCGAGGCGGCGCACGAGTTCGCGCGCCGCGCGGTCGCGACGTACGGCGACAACGACGCGGTGCGCGAGGTGGTCACGGGCATCGAGCAGCGGCTGCATTTTCTGGCTGAGACCGGGCTGGGTTATCTGACGCTCGACCGCGACTACGCCACGCTCTCGGGCGGCGAAGCACAGCGCGTGCGGCTCGCGACCCAGCTCGGCATGGGGCTGATGGGCGTGATCTACGTCCTGGACGAGCCGAGCATCGGGCTGCATCCACACGACAACCAGAAGCTCCTCGATACGCTCGTGGCGCTGCGCGACCGCGGCAACACGGTGATCGTGGTCGAGCACGATGAGGAGACGATGCGGCTCGCGGACGAGTTGATCGAGCTCGGCCCTGAGGCCGGCGTGGAGGGCGGCCGGGTGCTGTTCCAAGGCTCGCCGGCCGACTGCATGAAACTCTCCGCGAAGGTCTCGCGCACCGGCCCGTATCTCGCCCGCACGATGGGCGTGACGAAGGATGCCGCCACCAAGCAGCCGGACGGTGCATGGCTGACGGTGCGGGAGGCGCGCGAGAACAACCTGCGCGGCATCGACGCGCGTTTCCCGGTCGGGTTGCTGACCTGCGTGACCGGCGTAAGCGGCTCGGGCAAGAGCACGCTCGTGAACGATATTCTCGCCGCCGCGGCGGCGAGAAAGCTGAACGGCGCGAAGACACTTCCCGGCAAGCATCGTGCGATCGAGAATCTCGATTTCTTCGAAAAGCTCGTGCGGGTCGACCAGGAGCCGATCGGACGCAGCCCGCGTTCGAACCCGGCGACGTATGTCGACCTGCTCGGACTGTTGCGGGACCTGTTCGCGCAGATGCCGCTGGCGAAGATTCGCGGCTACAAGGCGAGCCGGTTCTCGTTCAATGTGCGTGGCGGCCGCTGTGAGCGCTGTCAGGGCGATGGCGTGATCAAGCTCGACATGCAGTTCCTTGCCGACGCCTACGCTCCGTGTCCGAGCTGCGGCGGCCGGCGGTTCAACCGCGAGACGCTCGAGGTGCTGTTTCACGGCAAGTCGATCGCCGACGTGCTCGACCTCACCGTGCGCGAGGCGATGTCGCTCTTCCGCAACATCCCGCGGGTGATGGACAAGCTCACGACGCTCGATGCCGTCGGTCTTGGCTATCTGACGCTCGGCCAGTCGGCGACGACGCTGTCGGGTGGCGAGGCGCAGCGCATCAAGCTCTCGCTCGAGCTGAGCAAACGGCAGCAAGGCCATACGCTCTACATCCTCGATGAGCCGACGACCGGACTGCACTGGGTCGACATTCAGAAGCTGATGGACCTGCTGTTTAAACTCCGCGACGCCGGCAACACGGTGATCGTGATCGAACACAACCTCGACGTGATCAACCTTGCGGACTGGATCATCGATCTCGGGCCGGGCGGCGGCCGCGCGGGCGGGGACGTCGTGTTTGCCGGACCGCGGACGGAGATCGAGCTCAAGGCACCATCGCTCACCGGCGCCGCGCTGCGCCGGTGGCGTGCGGCGGGAAAGACGGGCGGGTAG
- a CDS encoding DUF3300 domain-containing protein: MKTLLCLLSGVCVVVTSGCVGVSPASAEAPVPVVVAPPPSQPGSLDELVAPIALYPDALVALILPASTVSSDVVLAARYLATDADRSEIDAQPWDTSVKGLAHYPDVVQWMDENLSWTQRLGEAYLDQPEEVMAAIQRDRSRARAAGILVDTEQQQVVVEDGAIRIIPARQDVIYVPRYDPQIVYIEQPMYFEPDPWITFGIGFGVGSWLAYDCDWHTRRIWIDHHRHAHWPDHYRHDWRNPRFPGRSGYVSRSGWEPWRPNPGRVPPPHRRHFDPGHRNIPHPTPIAGAPRRDRDFKGPRPERIDRPDHLRPTPGRSDEGRPGRERFGRERPRPDRTPEVARQPSQPQPTSQAERVAETPTARRGGPWRQGWGDAAATRGPRSPENRSIDNQRRERPRDNDARPAGGPSRPDVVRTPPQLHRPPPAMQRPAPAAAPAVPNQPPRQDFARSGHRPAPAAQPPRMQPPPPVARVQAAPPQMRSAPPSAAPQMRSSPPPAARMAAPAPRIERSAPPPAARADNSGGDRGQSGSRGGNGGGGRGRNDAER, from the coding sequence ATGAAAACCCTCCTGTGCCTCCTCTCCGGCGTGTGCGTTGTCGTCACGTCAGGCTGCGTGGGCGTTTCACCGGCGTCGGCCGAAGCGCCGGTGCCGGTCGTGGTGGCGCCACCGCCCAGCCAGCCCGGTTCGCTGGATGAACTGGTCGCGCCCATCGCGTTGTATCCGGACGCGCTCGTCGCCTTGATTCTTCCCGCATCGACGGTGAGTTCGGACGTGGTGCTCGCGGCCCGCTATCTCGCGACGGATGCCGACCGCAGCGAAATCGATGCACAGCCGTGGGACACCAGCGTGAAGGGGCTCGCCCACTATCCGGACGTCGTGCAGTGGATGGACGAAAACCTCAGCTGGACCCAGCGATTGGGTGAGGCGTATCTTGATCAGCCGGAGGAAGTGATGGCGGCCATCCAGCGCGATCGCTCGCGGGCGCGCGCTGCGGGGATTCTGGTCGACACCGAGCAGCAACAGGTGGTCGTGGAAGACGGCGCGATTCGGATCATTCCGGCGCGGCAGGATGTGATCTATGTCCCGCGCTACGATCCACAGATCGTCTACATCGAGCAGCCGATGTATTTTGAACCGGATCCGTGGATCACGTTTGGCATCGGTTTCGGCGTCGGTTCATGGCTGGCGTATGATTGCGACTGGCATACGCGCCGGATCTGGATCGATCACCACCGGCACGCGCATTGGCCCGATCATTATCGCCACGATTGGCGCAATCCGCGGTTTCCCGGGCGGTCCGGGTATGTAAGCCGGTCCGGCTGGGAACCGTGGCGGCCCAACCCGGGCCGGGTACCGCCGCCTCATCGGCGACACTTCGATCCCGGACATCGGAATATTCCGCATCCGACACCGATCGCTGGTGCGCCCCGTCGCGATCGTGACTTCAAGGGCCCGCGACCGGAGCGGATCGACCGCCCGGATCATTTGCGCCCGACGCCGGGCCGCTCGGACGAGGGTCGGCCCGGTCGCGAGCGGTTTGGCCGTGAGCGGCCACGTCCGGACCGCACACCCGAGGTTGCTCGTCAGCCGTCGCAGCCGCAGCCGACGTCGCAGGCCGAGCGAGTCGCGGAGACCCCGACGGCGCGCCGCGGCGGACCGTGGCGGCAGGGGTGGGGAGACGCAGCCGCGACCCGTGGCCCGCGTTCGCCAGAAAACCGTAGTATCGACAACCAGCGCCGCGAGCGTCCGCGCGACAACGATGCTCGACCCGCAGGCGGACCGTCTCGTCCTGACGTGGTGCGCACGCCGCCGCAGCTGCACCGTCCGCCGCCAGCGATGCAGCGCCCGGCTCCCGCGGCTGCGCCTGCTGTTCCGAATCAGCCGCCGCGTCAGGATTTCGCGCGAAGTGGTCACCGGCCCGCACCGGCCGCTCAGCCACCGCGGATGCAGCCGCCACCGCCGGTCGCGCGGGTTCAGGCTGCGCCGCCGCAGATGCGCAGCGCACCGCCGTCCGCTGCTCCGCAGATGCGGAGCAGTCCGCCGCCCGCCGCACGCATGGCGGCGCCGGCGCCGCGCATCGAGCGTTCGGCTCCGCCGCCGGCGGCCCGGGCTGACAATTCCGGTGGCGATCGCGGTCAGAGCGGTTCTCGTGGCGGCAATGGCGGCGGTGGCCGCGGCCGGAACGACGCGGAGCGCTAG
- a CDS encoding YXWGXW repeat-containing protein, which yields MKRLSPKQQTFTLLFAALSLTAGCAGPTNNTQRGAAGGAVLGGLAGAIIGNNRGSGNAASGAAIGAAAGAIAGGAIGHSKDKREAQAASGYPSASNTSSVTNITVTGAPPMPPASIVENQPPRPNASAVWVPGYWSYENGMSYVWVPGRWEIPPPGTNTFQPPYWMQQGNGNVYVRGSWR from the coding sequence ATGAAACGGCTTTCCCCAAAACAACAGACGTTCACGCTTCTTTTCGCGGCGCTCAGTCTCACCGCCGGCTGTGCCGGACCTACCAACAACACGCAGCGGGGCGCGGCAGGTGGTGCCGTCTTGGGCGGCCTCGCCGGCGCCATCATCGGCAACAACCGCGGTAGCGGCAACGCGGCGAGCGGCGCGGCCATCGGCGCCGCTGCCGGCGCGATTGCAGGCGGCGCCATCGGGCATTCGAAGGACAAACGCGAAGCGCAGGCGGCGAGCGGCTATCCCTCGGCCAGCAACACGTCGTCCGTGACGAACATCACCGTGACGGGCGCGCCGCCGATGCCGCCGGCTTCCATCGTCGAGAACCAGCCCCCGCGACCAAACGCCTCGGCTGTGTGGGTGCCTGGCTACTGGTCGTATGAAAACGGGATGAGCTATGTGTGGGTGCCCGGCCGCTGGGAAATTCCGCCGCCCGGTACGAACACATTCCAGCCGCCCTATTGGATGCAACAGGGCAACGGCAACGTCTACGTCCGCGGCTCCTGGCGCTGA
- a CDS encoding YebC/PmpR family DNA-binding transcriptional regulator has translation MGRQWLHAKRAIVNLKKGQMVGKIVKELTVAAKLGGGDPAGNPRLFAAVEKARKASVTRDVIERAIAKGSGTGSDKSAMDHIVFEGYAPHKVPVIVEVYTDNVQRTTPEIRVLFKKGVLGTTGSNKFLFDHVGLVEAHTGDAAADLEAAAIEAGANDFEPLTHQQNDDIPEGRVGARFVTERTAVHAVSTWLAQHGWSVVTSEIGYLAKTFPELDDAARAEVGEFLQALEDHDDVQRVWAAVK, from the coding sequence ATGGGACGTCAATGGCTCCACGCAAAACGCGCCATCGTGAACCTCAAAAAGGGGCAGATGGTCGGCAAGATCGTCAAGGAACTCACCGTGGCCGCGAAGCTCGGCGGCGGCGATCCTGCCGGGAACCCGCGATTGTTCGCCGCCGTGGAAAAAGCCCGCAAAGCCAGTGTCACCCGCGACGTGATCGAGCGTGCGATCGCCAAAGGCTCCGGTACCGGCAGCGACAAGAGCGCCATGGACCACATCGTGTTCGAGGGCTACGCGCCGCACAAGGTGCCGGTCATCGTCGAAGTCTATACCGACAACGTGCAGCGCACGACGCCGGAGATTCGCGTCCTGTTCAAGAAGGGCGTCCTAGGCACGACCGGCAGCAACAAGTTTCTGTTCGACCACGTCGGCCTCGTCGAGGCGCACACGGGCGACGCCGCCGCGGATCTCGAGGCTGCTGCGATCGAGGCCGGCGCCAACGATTTCGAGCCGCTGACCCACCAGCAGAACGACGACATTCCCGAAGGTCGCGTCGGCGCACGTTTCGTGACCGAGCGCACCGCCGTCCATGCCGTTTCGACCTGGCTGGCGCAGCACGGCTGGTCGGTGGTCACGAGTGAAATCGGTTATCTCGCGAAGACCTTTCCCGAACTCGATGATGCCGCGCGCGCCGAGGTCGGCGAGTTCTTGCAGGCGCTCGAGGATCACGACGACGTCCAGCGCGTCTGGGCCGCGGTGAAGTAG
- a CDS encoding DUF4252 domain-containing protein: MNRFLRHALATTALAVTALTVHAGEAGYVDLGQFKPADGCQYVEVNLHAPLLKFAAAFVDKDEPELAKLIRDLKRVRVNVVGYNDTTRADTTDRVQGLRRELEKQGWMQIVTVQQQGEKDADDVAIYVKMAADESVDGLVVTVLDTRQDQAVVVNIVGNIKPEQLVALGKGLHIEPLAQLRMKSDAKRS; this comes from the coding sequence ATGAATCGTTTCCTCCGCCACGCCCTGGCCACGACCGCACTCGCGGTCACCGCCCTCACGGTCCATGCCGGCGAAGCCGGCTATGTCGACCTCGGCCAGTTCAAACCCGCCGACGGCTGCCAATACGTCGAGGTCAATCTACACGCGCCGCTCTTGAAGTTCGCCGCCGCCTTCGTCGACAAAGATGAGCCCGAGCTCGCCAAGCTGATCCGCGATTTGAAACGCGTGCGCGTCAACGTCGTCGGCTACAACGACACCACGCGCGCCGATACCACCGATCGCGTCCAAGGTCTGCGTCGTGAACTCGAAAAGCAGGGCTGGATGCAGATCGTCACCGTGCAGCAGCAGGGGGAAAAGGACGCCGACGACGTGGCCATCTACGTAAAAATGGCCGCGGACGAGAGCGTCGACGGACTGGTCGTCACCGTGCTCGACACCCGCCAGGACCAGGCAGTGGTGGTCAACATCGTTGGCAACATCAAGCCCGAGCAGCTCGTGGCACTCGGCAAGGGCCTGCACATCGAGCCGCTCGCGCAGCTGCGGATGAAGTCCGACGCGAAGCGGTCTTGA